The genomic stretch GAAGATCTTAGGCTCAGGGTCGACGGCGCGAATGATGTCGTGAACGAATTGCCAATGGGGAGCCTCAGCCGCGTACACAACCCATAGGACGCGGATGACGCGGCCCTGGTCTCGCATGCGCTTGATAGCCGGGCTGGAGAGAAGAGAGAGCAAAGGGCCGATACCAGCGCCTGTGCCGACGAGGAGGAGCGAGTTGAACAAAGGGGCAAGGGCGAGGAAGTTCAAAGTGGCGGGGCGGCGGATGTAGATTTCCTTGGGGGGAGATCGGATGATGGATGTGGTCCAGTCGCCGGCTTGCGAGATGAGAATGTAGGCGGTGGGGTGGGCCTGGGGAGAAGGGACCGTAGCGAAGGCGTGCCATTCCGTCAGAGGAGCCAGGGAGAAGCGCATGGTGGCCGTGTAGGGCATGCGCTTGTAGGGGAAAGTTAGACGGACTTCGCGTGCGGAGACGGCAGTGGCGGTGACAGGCACGCGGGACATGCGTAGCCAGGGGAGAATGATGAGGAAGGTCGTGACGGCAAGGAGCCAGACGGTTGGGTTGCGATGCATAGGCGTGTTGCCGTGTGTGTGGCTAGAGACACCTGCATTGACCCAGAGAACAGTGAGGGCGATCCAGCCGCCGAAACGGTGGGTGCGCTCAAAGGTGTTGTGGAAGCGCTGGCGGAAACGGGGGTGAGCGGCCACGcagacgaggaagatggagaTAAGAAAGGAGTAGCACGTGATGATATCCGCCCATACCCATCCATTGGCCTTCGATTCCCGGAGTCCGTTGACGAAGAAGGTCGTGTTTAGGtagacgaagaagaagtaCCAAAACAGCGATGACATGGCACAGCCAATGTGGAAGCCGCCAAAGTGGTGGAAGTCGGCAATGGACTTGCGCATCCAGAGAGGCAGGCCAATAGGGGTGTGGGCCAGCACGCGGAAGATGGTGTTGATAACTTCTTCTTGACGGATAACCACGGCAGCGAAGAGGTTAGCTGCGGTGGCAACTAGTGGACCAGCCAGATGGAAGCGAGTGTAGGGCAAGTTCTTTTCGATCATGACAGCGAGGACGACGAGATTGACAATGATGACCAGGGCCATGAGCACCCGGTACACACTGAACCAATGGATGAAGAACATCTTGATGTGTGTCCGGATAGATGTCTTGCCTGGCTTAGGGGCAGCCGTTTCGTATGCGGTTGATGTCGCAGTCACAGTTGAGTTGACCTGGGTGCTCTTCTCTTTCTCGTCGGGAAGATTGAGGGAGCTGGAAGTCGATAGCCTGTCGATCTTGGGTGAACGATCTTGAGGTCGCGGCTGT from Pyrenophora tritici-repentis strain M4 chromosome 1, whole genome shotgun sequence encodes the following:
- a CDS encoding Herpes-BLLF1 multi-domain protein, translating into MSSKCDPSSNLTPLDTSMKPSPNTDETLATPSNSVDHENGETSSLSEDHQHVNASDTTVHKHTRTDTLDPLDDSFSSPSRAKSRKMTQSQPRPQDRSPKIDRLSTSSSLNLPDEKEKSTQVNSTVTATSTAYETAAPKPGKTSIRTHIKMFFIHWFSVYRVLMALVIIVNLVVLAVMIEKNLPYTRFHLAGPLVATAANLFAAVVIRQEEVINTIFRVLAHTPIGLPLWMRKSIADFHHFGGFHIGCAMSSLFWYFFFVYLNTTFFVNGLRESKANGWVWADIITCYSFLISIFLVCVAAHPRFRQRFHNTFERTHRFGGWIALTVLWVNAGVSSHTHGNTPMHRNPTVWLLAVTTFLIILPWLRMSRVPVTATAVSAREVRLTFPYKRMPYTATMRFSLAPLTEWHAFATVPSPQAHPTAYILISQAGDWTTSIIRSPPKEIYIRRPATLNFLALAPLFNSLLLVGTGAGIGPLLSLLSSPAIKRMRDQGRVIRVLWVVYAAEAPHWQFVHDIIRAVDPEPKIFDSQHGRPDVAFETQFLMETEKLEAVMVVSNPAVTRLVVEGVKAKGYPAYGAVFDS